In Nicotiana tabacum cultivar K326 chromosome 17, ASM71507v2, whole genome shotgun sequence, one DNA window encodes the following:
- the LOC107795622 gene encoding F-box/kelch-repeat protein At3g06240 encodes MGTHVQEEILMDILSRLPVKSLVRFKCVSESWNTLISEPYFKKKHLNHAKNQPTFQKMLFLKWSNKDDTFHFYCSSLSLVQLVKDIPRFDCPSNFDLANGVKLYSSCDGLSLIGIWSKPDREQPSILLIWNPSTGESIILPHSKLLKQLGYNDDDDDWGSTYGLAYDSTSDDYKVLRIDISRDDNANEIMTLKSGSWRRIDKTSGKAVSCLLFGGEYLAVVHGAFHWLGILSRFCVVSFNISYEVYGEIPLPEILCSLPSTYLNRIHFDGGVSELGGMLYVWYKYDNTFSLWAMKDYGVKESWMKLFSITSIGFRDITPIYKFSDDKVLLSMRVNLTIRIVNRIISIGSFGISNRRWPLDCDDIDGVTIDEDGIAYTESLISPRVGL; translated from the coding sequence AATCTTGGAATACATTGATCTCTGAACCTTATTTTAAGAAGAAACATCTCAACCATGCTAAGAATCAACCGACTTTCCAAAAGATGCTTTTTTTAAAATGGTCCAATAAGGATGATACTTTTCACTTCTATTGTTCTTCTTTATCCTTGGTTCAACTTGTTAAGGATATCCCTAGATTTGATTGTCCTTCAAATTTTGATTTAGCAAATGGTGTAAAACTCTATTCTAGTTGTGATGGTTTGTCTCTCATCGGGATTTGGAGTAAACCTGATCGGGAACAACCTTCAATATTATTGATATGGAACCCCTCCACAGGAGAATCAATAATACTTCCCCATTCAAAATTGTTAAAACAGTTGGGATAtaatgatgatgacgatgattgGGGATCTACTTATGGATTGGCTTATGACTCTACTAGTGATGACTATAAAGTCCTTAGAATTGACATATCTAGAGATGACAATGCAAATGAAATTATGACATTGAAAAGTGGTTCCTGGAGAAGAATTGATAAAACCTCAGGTAAGGCAGTTAGTTGTTTGTTGTTTGGTGGGGAGTATTTGGCAGTTGTACATGGAGCATTTCATTGGCTTGGTATCTTATCAAGGTTTTGTGTGGTTTCATTTAATATATCATATGAGGTATACGGAGAGATACCATTGCCGGAGATACTGTGCTCGCTCCCTTCAACCTACTTGAATCGCATTCATTTTGATGGGGGCGTATCAGAATTGGGAGGAATGCTTTATGTTTGGTATAAGTACGACAACACTTTCAGTTTATGGGCAATGAAAGATTATGGTGTTAAAGAATCTTGGATGAAGTTGTTTAGTATAACAAGTATCGGATTTCGTGATATCACACCGATATATAAATTTTCAGATGATAAAGTGCTGCTCAGCATGAGAGTTAATTTAACAATAAGAATTGTAAATAGGATAATATCTATTGGATCATTTGGAATAAGCAATCGAAGATGGCCTCTAGATTGTGATGATATTGATGGAGTTACTATTGATGAGGATGGCATTGCTTATACGGAAAGTCTGATCTCTCCCCGAGTGGGTCTTTAA